In Oscillatoria acuminata PCC 6304, a single window of DNA contains:
- a CDS encoding DEAD/DEAH box helicase: protein MGRIPTITFDRGTLLLHPPPRGKGWIDFAAWDERVEKFRVRAIDYRPLIEALKAEGTEFIDEAKGFGPLELVPSFEMPPYQHQEEALTAWKQAGRWGVVVLPTAAGKTYLAQLAMQATPRTTLIVVPTLDLMHQWYAHLAAAFPDVEVGLLGGGSRDKSPILVATYDSAAIHAETLGNRYASIVFDECHHLPTDFNRAIAEYSIAPYRLGLTATPERSDGKHADLTQLIGPEVYRKTAEDLAGGALAEHEIVQIKVKLSQLERDRYDHLIKTRNEFLQQSHISLGSLQGWQHFVQSSARSPAGRRAMLAHREAKEIALGTDGKMRILADLLAQHSPERILIFTADNATVYRISQDFLIPALTHQTPVKERHEILTRFKEGIYKTIIASHVLNEGVDVPDARVAILLSGTGSTREYIQRLGRILRKGTQKNKRAVLYEVVAEDTAEEGTSQRRRGLGKTRPQNPQPRRELPGSKPQQLELLPGSSPPTPAPTPIYGVGKASRKKVAERSSEWGEKQPKSSEHSEQVSSQDYPENEFPKNTSEPDAESDN, encoded by the coding sequence ATGGGCCGCATACCAACGATTACGTTTGACCGGGGAACTTTGTTGCTGCATCCACCACCGCGAGGGAAAGGGTGGATTGATTTTGCTGCCTGGGATGAACGGGTGGAAAAGTTTCGCGTGCGTGCGATCGACTATCGTCCCTTGATTGAGGCACTCAAAGCGGAGGGGACGGAATTTATTGATGAGGCGAAAGGGTTTGGACCTCTGGAGTTGGTCCCGAGTTTTGAGATGCCGCCTTATCAACATCAGGAAGAGGCACTGACGGCATGGAAGCAGGCGGGACGATGGGGAGTGGTGGTGTTGCCGACTGCCGCAGGGAAGACTTATTTGGCGCAGTTGGCGATGCAGGCGACCCCGCGCACGACCCTGATTGTGGTGCCGACGTTGGATTTGATGCATCAGTGGTACGCGCATCTGGCAGCAGCGTTTCCCGATGTGGAGGTGGGGTTATTGGGGGGCGGTTCTCGGGATAAAAGTCCGATTTTGGTGGCAACGTATGACAGTGCAGCGATTCATGCGGAGACGTTGGGGAATCGCTATGCGTCGATTGTGTTTGATGAGTGTCATCACTTGCCGACGGATTTTAATCGGGCGATCGCCGAATATTCCATTGCACCTTATCGGTTGGGGTTAACGGCGACTCCTGAGCGATCGGATGGCAAACACGCGGATTTGACGCAGTTAATCGGTCCGGAAGTCTATCGCAAAACGGCGGAAGATTTAGCCGGTGGTGCTTTAGCGGAACATGAAATTGTTCAAATTAAAGTTAAACTCTCCCAGTTAGAACGCGATCGCTATGATCACCTGATTAAAACCCGCAATGAGTTTTTACAGCAATCTCACATTTCCCTGGGGAGTCTTCAAGGATGGCAGCACTTTGTCCAATCTTCAGCGCGATCGCCGGCGGGACGTCGGGCCATGTTAGCACACCGGGAAGCCAAGGAAATCGCCCTGGGAACCGATGGCAAAATGCGGATTCTCGCAGATTTACTGGCTCAACATTCCCCCGAACGAATCCTGATTTTTACCGCAGATAATGCTACGGTTTATCGCATTTCTCAGGACTTTTTAATTCCCGCCTTGACCCATCAAACCCCGGTAAAAGAACGTCACGAAATCCTGACCCGATTTAAAGAAGGAATTTATAAAACAATTATCGCATCTCATGTTTTAAATGAAGGGGTAGATGTGCCAGATGCGAGAGTGGCAATCTTGCTATCGGGAACGGGTTCAACGAGGGAGTATATTCAACGATTAGGTCGAATTTTACGCAAAGGAACCCAGAAAAATAAACGAGCAGTTTTGTATGAAGTGGTGGCAGAAGATACAGCAGAGGAAGGAACCTCTCAACGGCGGCGCGGCCTTGGCAAAACCAGGCCCCAAAACCCTCAACCCCGACGGGAACTGCCTGGGTCAAAACCCCAGCAGTTAGAACTCCTACCGGGTTCCTCGCCACCCACTCCCGCGCCTACGCCGATTTATGGAGTGGGTAAAGCATCGAGGAAAAAAGTGGCGGAACGGTCCTCAGAATGGGGGGAGAAACAACCCAAATCTTCCGAACATTCGGAACAGGTTTCGAGTCAAGACTATCCAGAGAATGAGTTTCCTAAAAATACTTCTGAACCAGACGCAGAAAGCGATAACTAG
- a CDS encoding tetratricopeptide repeat protein, translated as MKKSVVGTLGLGLGMMVLMSGCKLLEPLAIAQGVTCQDQQNQVTDGRLFQLRDRAQNNIRSGKLDRAAEDMIELFQAMQGVSPSRDRVLSLIEIVNGTQGQGGMLETLVNRLVEQGEGSQAASVLDAAVGVSHSLDTEYSYGKTRTLAGIARLYSESGQRDRARATLARAILAETGIRGAAFKTKGLTEIARTYIALEDTIQASQILGRSLHHAQSIVYEDAYNQVWDFQPLAIYYGQVGQLDKALEIAGTISEAYYRSQTFAEIAKDLAAQGNIERAHKIVLDHVSDTEIKARSLAEIGLRSAQQGQTDRVIPLFTEALRQANLISDPNGRMVALSPILIQYAEAGYPDRALQEIASLTMPEIKAKVLSAIAVEYATQGQREQASTIAGQTLETVRTIPDTYEQEFLLPDMVRDYTRVGLYEMAIQAAQQISYSEKKQALLLALATEAATRGDDEIAVKAAEIIPTNLVAVAFVYQNLGQTERGTDLLNRVMKSIESLETNEQKFETLASLAVEYAKAGQQAKAEELFTQVLLISNQVQENSYAWETVFNRLLESGRYDLALQLVRTMKEEHFQTSFIDRLVETFTQQGEIAQAYQVIELLKSPAEKVRNLLVLADKNLNRGDREVARETLGKAFDIARTVPGEESTVMRFGGQWDEEGNWFGYTEVEDPMDRGSLYEEIAIRYGQLGENELAMQVVRSLESPTLQNQVQQRLACYR; from the coding sequence ATGAAAAAATCAGTCGTTGGGACCTTGGGATTGGGGTTAGGAATGATGGTGCTCATGAGTGGCTGTAAGCTGTTGGAACCGTTGGCGATCGCCCAGGGGGTGACTTGTCAGGATCAACAGAATCAAGTCACTGACGGGCGCTTGTTTCAATTACGCGATCGCGCTCAAAATAATATCCGATCCGGCAAACTGGATCGGGCAGCAGAGGACATGATTGAGCTATTCCAAGCAATGCAAGGGGTCAGTCCTAGTCGAGATAGAGTCCTATCCTTGATTGAAATTGTCAATGGCACTCAGGGACAAGGGGGGATGTTGGAAACCCTGGTTAATCGTCTGGTGGAACAGGGAGAGGGTTCTCAGGCGGCGTCAGTCCTGGATGCAGCAGTGGGAGTGAGTCATAGCTTGGATACTGAATATAGCTATGGCAAAACCCGGACTTTGGCAGGAATTGCGCGGTTGTATAGCGAAAGTGGACAGCGCGATCGCGCCCGGGCAACCCTGGCCCGTGCTATTCTAGCAGAAACGGGCATCCGAGGTGCGGCCTTTAAAACCAAGGGATTAACTGAAATTGCTCGAACCTATATTGCCCTAGAAGATACCATTCAAGCCTCACAAATCCTGGGGCGATCGCTTCATCATGCCCAATCCATTGTCTATGAGGATGCCTACAATCAAGTTTGGGATTTCCAACCCCTCGCCATTTATTATGGTCAAGTGGGCCAACTGGATAAAGCCTTAGAGATTGCCGGGACGATTTCTGAGGCTTATTATCGCAGTCAGACTTTTGCAGAAATTGCCAAAGATTTGGCTGCCCAAGGTAACATTGAACGCGCCCATAAAATTGTTTTGGATCACGTCAGTGACACGGAAATTAAAGCCCGCAGTTTAGCAGAAATTGGGTTGCGATCGGCCCAACAGGGACAAACCGATCGCGTGATTCCTTTATTTACAGAGGCGTTGCGTCAGGCCAATTTAATCTCGGATCCAAACGGTCGCATGGTCGCCCTTTCCCCTATTTTAATCCAGTATGCGGAAGCTGGATATCCGGACCGAGCTTTGCAGGAAATTGCCTCCCTAACAATGCCGGAAATCAAAGCTAAAGTCCTCAGTGCCATTGCGGTTGAATATGCCACCCAAGGACAACGGGAGCAAGCCTCCACCATTGCCGGACAAACTTTAGAAACCGTCAGGACAATTCCAGACACCTATGAACAAGAATTTCTCCTGCCGGATATGGTTAGAGATTATACCCGGGTGGGACTGTATGAGATGGCGATTCAAGCGGCCCAACAAATTTCTTATTCAGAAAAAAAACAGGCTCTTTTGTTAGCCTTGGCAACAGAAGCCGCAACCCGAGGGGATGATGAAATAGCCGTGAAGGCTGCTGAAATCATACCGACTAACTTAGTGGCAGTCGCTTTTGTCTATCAAAATCTCGGCCAAACTGAACGAGGAACTGACCTTTTAAATCGAGTGATGAAATCCATTGAATCCCTCGAAACTAACGAGCAAAAATTTGAAACTCTCGCCTCTCTTGCGGTAGAATATGCCAAAGCTGGACAACAGGCTAAGGCTGAAGAGTTATTTACCCAAGTCCTCTTAATCAGCAACCAGGTTCAAGAGAACTCTTATGCCTGGGAGACAGTATTTAATCGGCTTTTGGAGAGTGGACGTTATGACTTAGCCTTGCAGCTAGTCCGCACCATGAAGGAGGAACATTTCCAAACTTCATTCATTGATCGGCTGGTGGAGACGTTCACCCAACAGGGAGAAATTGCTCAAGCCTATCAGGTGATAGAGTTGTTGAAATCCCCGGCGGAAAAAGTTAGGAATTTACTCGTCCTAGCCGATAAGAATCTGAACAGGGGAGATCGAGAGGTTGCCCGGGAAACCTTAGGCAAAGCCTTTGATATAGCACGAACAGTTCCCGGGGAAGAATCAACGGTCATGAGATTTGGGGGACAGTGGGATGAGGAGGGGAATTGGTTTGGTTACACCGAAGTAGAGGACCCGATGGATCGGGGGAGTTTGTATGAAGAAATTGCCATTCGGTACGGCCAATTGGGAGAAAATGAGTTAGCAATGCAAGTGGTCCGATCGCTAGAAAGTCCGACCCTACAAAACCAAGTGCAACAGCGGTTAGCCTGCTATCGGTAA
- a CDS encoding tetratricopeptide repeat protein has product MGYSIEVYDHNFEQEVLEKSYEVPAIVDFYAVWCGPCQMLKPMLEKVALEYDCVVAKVNIDENQYLAQAFRVEGVPDVKIIRNGEVLDGFVGVLPEPQLREFLANCNIESGLDQGLEAIRQALLGENPTEAEAMFASLLTKYPENRRLRLEAAKFYISEDEVAKVEELLAVIQADEPEFFAEAQAVKALLQFKMECNHPSGEGELDRRFSQASCLAVAGNYEEALQLFLKIVESDRSYKKDGGRKAMLSIFDLLGNDHPLTKVYRRNLMTVLF; this is encoded by the coding sequence ATGGGATATTCGATTGAGGTCTATGACCACAACTTTGAGCAAGAAGTCTTAGAAAAGTCTTACGAAGTTCCGGCGATCGTGGACTTTTATGCGGTTTGGTGTGGTCCTTGTCAGATGTTAAAGCCGATGTTGGAAAAGGTCGCCCTCGAATATGATTGTGTAGTGGCGAAGGTGAATATTGATGAAAATCAATATCTAGCACAAGCATTTCGGGTTGAAGGGGTTCCGGATGTGAAAATTATTCGGAATGGGGAAGTGTTGGATGGGTTTGTGGGGGTGCTCCCGGAACCACAATTGCGAGAATTTTTGGCAAATTGTAATATTGAGTCGGGTTTAGACCAAGGTTTGGAGGCAATTCGTCAGGCACTTTTAGGGGAAAATCCTACTGAAGCTGAGGCGATGTTTGCCTCCCTGTTAACAAAATATCCAGAAAATAGACGGTTGCGATTAGAAGCGGCCAAGTTTTATATCAGTGAGGATGAGGTGGCAAAAGTTGAGGAACTTTTAGCGGTCATTCAAGCAGATGAACCGGAATTTTTTGCTGAAGCGCAAGCAGTGAAGGCGTTACTTCAATTTAAGATGGAATGCAATCATCCTTCCGGAGAGGGTGAATTGGATCGGAGGTTTTCTCAGGCATCTTGTTTGGCGGTGGCGGGGAACTATGAGGAGGCGTTGCAACTTTTTCTAAAGATTGTGGAAAGCGATCGCAGTTATAAAAAGGATGGCGGGAGAAAGGCGATGCTGTCTATTTTTGACTTACTGGGAAATGACCATCCTCTAACAAAGGTTTATCGGCGAAATTTAATGACGGTGCTATTTTGA
- a CDS encoding rhomboid family intramembrane serine protease, whose amino-acid sequence MIPIDDNLPNRYPPLVTYGLIGLNVALFVMELKLEATGQLGAFLQSWGVVSDRMTSVVTDAIRNPSPAAWVALIVMSAGPLLFSMFLHSSFSQILGNMLFLWVFGKRIEEILGHGRFLLFYLVCGILTAIAQVAIAPNLAVPIVGANGAVSAILGAYLLNFPKAKIETLLPLLILFIPIEVPALFYLMWWFIQQAFYGIGQLTVLRMVNPTSLGYWANGVGLFIGAGLVSLLVKYKPKTAIY is encoded by the coding sequence ATGATACCTATTGATGATAATCTCCCCAATCGTTATCCGCCCTTGGTCACCTACGGCCTGATCGGGTTAAATGTGGCCCTGTTTGTGATGGAACTCAAACTAGAGGCAACGGGCCAACTAGGGGCCTTTTTACAAAGCTGGGGGGTCGTCAGCGATCGCATGACTTCCGTTGTCACTGATGCAATTCGCAATCCCAGTCCTGCCGCCTGGGTTGCTTTAATTGTCATGTCTGCCGGTCCCTTACTATTCTCGATGTTTCTCCACAGCAGTTTTAGCCAAATTTTGGGCAATATGTTGTTCTTGTGGGTGTTTGGCAAGCGGATTGAAGAGATTCTCGGACATGGCCGGTTTTTACTGTTTTACCTAGTCTGTGGCATCCTCACCGCGATCGCCCAGGTGGCGATCGCCCCAAATTTAGCCGTCCCTATTGTCGGGGCCAATGGCGCAGTTTCTGCCATTTTAGGCGCTTATTTGCTGAACTTTCCTAAAGCTAAAATCGAAACCCTCTTACCTTTACTCATCCTATTTATTCCCATTGAAGTTCCCGCCTTGTTTTATCTGATGTGGTGGTTTATTCAACAGGCATTTTATGGCATTGGTCAACTCACGGTCCTGAGAATGGTCAACCCCACCAGCTTGGGCTATTGGGCGAATGGAGTTGGATTATTCATTGGGGCAGGATTAGTTTCTCTGTTGGTTAAATATAAACCCAAAACCGCTATTTATTAA
- a CDS encoding PAS domain S-box protein, which translates to MMEQQPAKRKIRREQFGWTDIADLDGLNKVRDWSSTALGAMETWHPSWRTAVSLGLASQFPTLLWWGPELVLIYNEAARGWVGDPNHPDFLGQPGREVLNQESWDILCPMLEQVFSLGEGTRAENCRLVFDRPGSEVVGWFNLSHSPIYTEDNQVCGVLTTAIALPTPQEEKILDSLAVREGESAPSARILLVDDNSVRRDYVESQLVRWGYQVKTVGDRTTALDAAQDFSPSAILTDAIAPEIEDLEWVQQLKARVNGKDIPVIRVPLPAMEGESTELTAETDWGPEFLHPSASIHELLNRVSTHLEIAELSQDPELREQPRRNPPAPKEETLTLLESITDGFACFDRQGRYTYINAAGATLLNQRAENLVGQYLWDVFPESVGSSFYRGYHRALSEGRTIGLEADYPPLQKRFEVRFYPYGEGLCAYFREQREGAESATLELHQERDVLAAVVNAIPNLVVILDRQGRIVGFNQACETMTGYCFAEMQGLYIWDRLLVPEEIESVKRVFENLRSTAMPNEYVNAWLTKEGSRRAIAWSNTVLCDAQGEMEYIIATGIDISDRYAAEAALRQSTERFQIAAENTSDLIYEWEIATGRVEWFGNIDEQLGYEAGSFVRTRQTWLDCLHPSDRERVENAIDRHLQTREPFDEEYQIQRADGIYLYWSDRGTALWNEQGQAYKWIGATTDITLRQWAQTEIIKLNRTLKRRVKELQTLLKFIPIGIAISEDPHCEQIRFNSVLAHTLGISSPVLPHFNPLPEATADGFKLYHNGQELAPEEFPMRYAATHQVEVLEFEVDAIHEDGRVIEFLTYAAPILDEEGQTRGTVGAFVDITHRKQIEEALRNSEELYRSLAEALPQMIFLCTCQGKLEYCNPSGLNYMGLSLEQILEQSTLELIHPSDRAEALAQWRNTIATETSYEIEVRLQRWDGLYRWHTLRLNPITGVGDRLLKWLGTATDIDDRKRSQQQERFLATASSVLANSLDYQTTLDSLAHLTVPSIADWCAIDVVEKDGTIERLAVAHTDPAKEELAKELFRRYPPKKEATTGQANVFRTGQSELYPHIPDSVLVEAASDAEHLRILRELRLNSGMFVPLKARGRTLGTITFMLEVGSRCYDRTDLMLAEKLAHRAAIALDNARLYREAQDANRLKDEFLATLSHELRTPLNCILGWSQILRNRRLSEEKMGLALETIERNARLQFQLIEDLLDVSRIITGKLRLNVTSVSLSKAIEEAIESVRPAAEAKHIQLRTQLDFHAGPVSGDRDRLQQIVWNLLSNAIKFTPSEGCVTVILEQFQTSIQIRIVDTGQGIKREFLPYVFDRFRQADSSSTRAYNGLGLGLAIVRHLTELHGGTVSADSPGLGKGAMFTVELPLMPRCELPERNESQALDVEPLQELNPTTSLEGVRVLVVDDEADARGLLTLVLEECGAQVQAAASVRQALIAIPQFYPQVLISDIAMPEEDGYTLIYQIRRMELSEGGYLPAAAVTAYARSEDRTRALKAGYDIHLPKPVDTAELIAVVERLAARSRHTS; encoded by the coding sequence ATGATGGAACAGCAGCCAGCCAAGCGGAAGATAAGGAGAGAACAATTTGGATGGACAGATATCGCTGATCTGGACGGCCTCAACAAGGTTCGGGACTGGTCCAGCACAGCCCTGGGTGCAATGGAAACTTGGCATCCCAGTTGGCGAACAGCGGTGAGTTTGGGTCTAGCTTCCCAATTTCCGACCCTACTTTGGTGGGGTCCAGAACTGGTGCTGATCTATAACGAGGCGGCCCGGGGGTGGGTGGGGGACCCGAATCATCCCGATTTCCTCGGTCAACCGGGACGAGAGGTCCTCAACCAGGAAAGCTGGGACATCCTCTGTCCAATGTTAGAACAAGTGTTCAGCCTTGGAGAGGGCACAAGAGCAGAGAATTGCCGGTTGGTGTTCGATCGCCCGGGGTCGGAGGTGGTGGGGTGGTTCAATCTGTCTCACAGTCCGATATACACTGAAGACAATCAAGTGTGTGGGGTTTTGACGACAGCGATCGCCCTGCCTACCCCCCAGGAGGAAAAAATCCTGGACTCCTTAGCGGTTCGCGAGGGGGAGTCTGCACCGTCTGCCCGGATCTTGCTGGTGGATGATAACTCGGTCCGCCGGGATTATGTCGAGTCCCAACTGGTCCGTTGGGGATATCAAGTCAAAACCGTAGGCGATCGCACAACTGCCCTGGATGCCGCCCAGGATTTCTCCCCCTCCGCGATTCTCACCGATGCGATCGCCCCAGAAATCGAGGATTTAGAGTGGGTACAGCAATTAAAGGCGAGGGTGAATGGAAAAGATATCCCTGTGATTCGGGTTCCCCTGCCGGCGATGGAAGGGGAATCTACGGAGTTGACGGCAGAAACCGACTGGGGGCCAGAGTTTCTCCACCCCTCAGCATCTATCCATGAATTGCTGAATCGGGTCAGCACTCACTTAGAAATCGCTGAACTTAGTCAAGACCCCGAACTCCGGGAACAGCCTCGACGCAATCCGCCAGCGCCTAAAGAGGAAACCCTGACCCTTCTGGAAAGCATCACCGATGGGTTTGCTTGTTTTGACCGCCAGGGGCGCTATACTTATATTAATGCAGCCGGGGCGACACTGCTCAACCAGCGGGCTGAAAATCTGGTGGGACAGTATTTGTGGGATGTTTTTCCCGAAAGCGTCGGGAGTTCTTTTTATCGGGGGTATCATCGAGCCTTGTCCGAGGGAAGAACAATCGGACTCGAAGCAGATTATCCCCCGTTACAAAAACGATTTGAAGTGCGGTTTTATCCCTACGGAGAAGGGCTTTGTGCTTATTTTCGAGAACAGAGGGAGGGAGCAGAATCAGCAACCCTAGAACTTCACCAAGAACGGGATGTTTTAGCGGCAGTGGTGAATGCGATTCCCAATTTAGTTGTGATTCTCGATCGCCAAGGTCGGATTGTGGGTTTTAACCAAGCCTGCGAAACCATGACGGGTTATTGCTTTGCGGAAATGCAGGGGCTGTATATTTGGGATCGGTTGCTAGTTCCCGAGGAAATCGAGTCCGTCAAAAGAGTGTTTGAAAACCTGCGTTCGACAGCGATGCCGAATGAGTATGTCAATGCTTGGTTAACAAAAGAGGGTTCCCGACGAGCGATCGCCTGGTCGAATACGGTCTTGTGCGATGCCCAAGGGGAGATGGAGTATATCATCGCCACCGGCATTGATATCAGCGATCGCTACGCTGCGGAAGCCGCCTTGCGCCAATCTACAGAACGCTTTCAAATTGCAGCGGAAAACACCAGCGATTTGATCTATGAATGGGAGATTGCCACGGGACGAGTGGAATGGTTTGGGAATATTGATGAACAACTCGGATATGAGGCGGGCTCATTTGTCCGCACTCGCCAAACTTGGCTCGACTGCCTCCATCCGAGCGATCGCGAACGAGTCGAAAATGCCATAGACCGGCATTTACAGACCCGAGAACCTTTTGATGAAGAGTACCAAATCCAAAGGGCGGATGGGATTTATCTTTATTGGAGCGATCGAGGAACGGCCCTGTGGAATGAGCAGGGACAAGCCTATAAATGGATCGGGGCCACAACTGATATCACCTTGCGTCAATGGGCGCAGACCGAAATTATCAAGCTGAATCGCACCTTGAAGCGCCGGGTTAAAGAGTTACAAACCCTCCTCAAGTTTATCCCGATTGGGATTGCCATTTCCGAAGATCCGCACTGTGAACAGATCCGGTTTAATTCGGTTTTGGCTCACACTTTGGGGATTTCCTCGCCAGTTCTACCCCATTTTAATCCTCTACCTGAAGCAACAGCAGATGGATTTAAGCTCTACCACAATGGCCAAGAACTTGCTCCCGAAGAGTTTCCCATGCGCTATGCTGCCACACATCAGGTCGAAGTGCTAGAGTTTGAAGTCGATGCTATCCATGAAGATGGGAGAGTGATCGAGTTCCTAACTTATGCCGCCCCGATCCTGGATGAAGAGGGGCAAACCCGAGGAACTGTGGGAGCTTTTGTGGATATTACCCACCGGAAACAGATCGAAGAAGCCCTCCGCAACAGCGAAGAATTGTATCGATCGCTGGCAGAAGCTCTCCCCCAAATGATATTTTTATGTACCTGTCAGGGAAAACTGGAATATTGCAATCCCAGTGGGTTGAATTATATGGGGCTGAGTTTAGAACAAATTCTAGAGCAATCAACCCTAGAGTTGATTCATCCGAGCGATCGCGCAGAAGCTCTCGCCCAGTGGCGCAACACGATCGCCACGGAAACCAGCTACGAAATAGAGGTGCGCTTGCAAAGGTGGGACGGACTCTACCGTTGGCACACGCTCCGCTTGAATCCGATTACCGGAGTGGGCGATCGCCTCCTCAAGTGGTTAGGAACGGCCACCGATATTGATGATCGCAAGCGATCGCAACAGCAAGAGCGGTTTTTAGCCACGGCAAGCAGCGTTCTAGCCAATTCCCTGGACTACCAAACCACCCTGGATAGTCTGGCTCATCTCACGGTTCCCAGTATAGCGGACTGGTGTGCGATCGATGTAGTGGAAAAAGATGGCACGATTGAGCGGTTGGCGGTAGCTCACACTGACCCGGCTAAAGAAGAACTCGCCAAAGAACTGTTTCGCCGCTATCCCCCGAAAAAAGAGGCGACAACCGGACAAGCGAACGTCTTTCGCACGGGACAATCGGAACTGTATCCTCATATTCCCGACTCGGTGTTAGTGGAGGCGGCATCGGATGCAGAACATTTACGAATTTTGCGCGAGTTGCGTTTAAATAGCGGAATGTTTGTGCCCCTCAAAGCCCGAGGACGAACCCTGGGGACAATCACATTTATGTTAGAGGTCGGTAGTCGTTGCTACGATCGCACCGATCTGATGTTAGCCGAAAAGCTGGCTCATCGGGCGGCGATCGCTTTAGATAATGCCCGTCTCTATCGGGAAGCCCAAGATGCCAACCGGCTCAAAGATGAGTTTCTGGCAACCCTCTCTCACGAGTTGCGAACCCCCCTCAACTGCATTCTGGGATGGTCACAGATTTTACGCAATCGCAGACTGTCTGAGGAAAAAATGGGATTAGCCCTAGAAACCATTGAACGCAATGCCCGATTACAGTTTCAATTGATCGAGGACCTGCTGGATGTGTCTCGGATCATTACGGGGAAATTACGTCTGAATGTCACCTCAGTTTCTCTGAGCAAAGCCATCGAAGAGGCGATCGAGTCGGTTCGTCCTGCTGCGGAGGCGAAACATATTCAACTGAGGACTCAACTAGATTTCCATGCCGGTCCTGTTTCTGGCGATCGCGATCGCTTGCAGCAAATTGTCTGGAACTTACTCTCCAATGCCATTAAGTTTACCCCATCGGAGGGCTGCGTCACGGTGATTTTGGAGCAGTTCCAGACTTCTATACAAATCCGGATTGTGGATACAGGTCAAGGGATTAAACGGGAATTTCTGCCCTATGTTTTTGATCGCTTCCGGCAGGCGGACAGTTCTAGCACCCGCGCCTATAATGGACTCGGACTCGGACTGGCGATCGTGCGACACCTCACGGAACTCCACGGGGGGACCGTATCTGCGGATAGTCCTGGATTGGGTAAAGGTGCGATGTTTACCGTGGAACTGCCTCTCATGCCTCGGTGTGAGCTTCCGGAACGAAATGAATCTCAGGCTCTTGATGTAGAGCCTCTCCAGGAGTTAAACCCCACGACTTCTCTGGAGGGTGTGAGAGTGCTGGTGGTGGATGATGAAGCCGATGCTCGGGGTTTACTCACTCTCGTTCTGGAAGAGTGCGGTGCACAGGTTCAGGCAGCAGCCTCGGTCCGCCAAGCCCTGATTGCGATTCCCCAATTTTACCCCCAAGTGCTGATTTCCGATATTGCGATGCCAGAAGAAGATGGATATACATTAATTTATCAGATTAGAAGGATGGAATTATCGGAAGGGGGATATTTACCCGCAGCGGCAGTTACGGCTTATGCCCGTTCAGAAGACCGCACCCGCGCCCTCAAAGCGGGATATGATATCCACCTCCCGAAACCTGTGGATACAGCAGAGTTAATCGCTGTAGTTGAACGCCTTGCAGCGCGATCGCGTCATACCTCCTAA
- a CDS encoding DUF4278 domain-containing protein yields the protein MKLYYRGVSYDLTPPVKTPAGEISGTYRGKFWQFQQGDLSEQLEECDRCHFYSGDPHLLCAVHPQGPDAKGCPDFRLNLKMKPFNQPALKNHKVSNF from the coding sequence ATGAAACTTTATTATCGTGGTGTCAGCTATGATTTAACTCCTCCCGTGAAAACACCAGCGGGGGAAATTTCCGGGACTTATCGGGGTAAGTTTTGGCAATTCCAACAAGGGGATTTGTCAGAACAACTTGAGGAGTGCGATCGTTGTCACTTTTACTCTGGGGATCCACACTTACTCTGTGCCGTACATCCCCAGGGTCCAGATGCGAAAGGTTGCCCAGATTTCCGGTTAAATCTTAAGATGAAACCTTTTAATCAGCCAGCTTTAAAAAACCATAAAGTCTCCAATTTTTAA